ATGCAAGGGCAATGCTTTCCCTTGATACCGAATTGCAGATTCGCGAGGCCAGGGACGCAATCATCAAGGGGAACCTCACCGTACGCGAGGCGGAGAGCCTCGTGAAACGCATGAAAGGCGGCCGGAAACCGGCAGTCAAATCCGTGTCCGCCGAAATACATGCTGCCGACCTGGTGGAGCAGCTGCAACGCCGGTTTATGACGAGGATAGCCGTACGTAAAAGCGGCAAGGGCGGGAAAATAGAAATTGCTTACGGCAATCAGGATGAGCTTGAGAGAATTGTTGAAATCCTGATGGGTTGAGCTGTCGGCACTGTGCCCCGGCTTTTGATTCTAATGGAGTTGGGCGGATAAATTTCTTGACACACTTGTTTATTATGTGATAGCTAACGTCTGTTTAGCGGCAGCACGGCCGTATTTTTTTTTGATACATGTATATAGCAACAGGCTACACAAATAACAGCGGTGGATTTTACGGAGTGGCAGCGTGATAACTTTAGATCTTACCTTTGTCATTCAGCTTGTGAACTTCCTGGTTCTCATGCTCGTCCTGAACATCTTCCTTTATAAGCCGATCAGGAAGGTCATGGCGGATCGGAAGGGGCAGATTGACGGCGCAAAAGAGCGTGCCGCGGCTGTTGATAAAGACGTGCAGGAAAAGATGGCTCTTTACGAGACCCGGTTGCGCGAAATCAAGTCGAAGGCAGGCGCCGAGCGCGAGGTTCTCAGGGGTGATGCTCTCCGGGAGGAGGCTGCCATTCTTGAGAAGGCCCGCAAGGAGGCCGCTGATTCTCTCTCCTCCATTAAGGCGAAGGTTGCGAAAGAGACTGTCGAGGCTAAAGAGTATCTGACGGTTCAGGCCCGTTCCCTGTCCCTTGAAATCTGCGAGAAAGTCCTTGGGAGGAGTCTGTAACATGGCATATGGGTTCAAGAAAAGCGGGCTCCTGAAGCCTATCGTCTCGACGGCTGCCATTTGTCTCGTGCTGGCCGGCATGGCGGCGCTCGGCTTTGCTGCCGAGGGGGGCGAGGGTGCCCACCACGTCGACACCGGCAAGCAGATGAAAGACTTCATGTGGCGGGTAATCGACTTTGTCGCGTTGCTCGGCATCCTTGTCTGGGCACTCAAGAAGGCTAATGCCAAAGGTGCTCTCGCTGACCGGAGTGCGGCCCTTGAGAAGGCTCTCGGAGAAGCAGAGGAAGCGAGGGCTGCTGCCGAGAAAAAATTTGCCGAATACGGCGAAAAGCTCGAAAAGGCAAACCAGGAAATTGATGAAATCTATGCTGCCATCCGCAAGGAAGGGGAGCTGGAAAAAGAGCGGATAATCGCAGAAGCCAAGGTTACTGCGGAGAAGATTCGCGAGCAGGCCGCCGCCACCGCCTCCCAGGAGGTCTTCAAGGCAAGGATTGCGCTCCGCGAAGAAGCTGCCAGCCTTGCAGTGCAGATGGCTGAACAGTCCCTGCGCGAAACCATAAAAAAAGATGACCAGGACCGGCTGGTTAACGACTATCTTACGAAGGTGGAGAACTTACATTGATCTCGAACGCTATTGCACGCCGCTACGCCAAGGCCTTGGTGCAGCTCGGCGCGGAAGAAGGGGCGGTTGATCGGTTCGGCACCGAGCTGGGGCAGTTTGCGGCGCTCCTAGAAGGAAATGCCGACCTGTCCGCGGTCCTGAAAAGCCCTGCTTACCGCATTGAAGCCAAGAAGGAAATCCTTAAGGATATCCTTGCGAAGCTGAACCTTTCCGGCACCGTTGCCAACTTCCTCCAGGTCCTTCTTGACCGGGGAAGAATAGGTTTTGTGCCGCAGGTTGCATACAGCTATGCCACATTCGCCGATGAGCTCTCCGGTGTCATGCGCCCGGTCCTCACTTCGGCGTTCCCCCTTGAGGATGCGCAGGTGGAAGGGGTGAAGAATGCCCTTGCCAAGGCAACGGGCAAGCAGTTGAAGCTCACGGTTGAGGTTGACTCGTCGCTCATAGGCGGCGTGGTTGCCAAGATTGGCGACAAGGTTTTTGACGGAAGCGTACGGACCCAGTTGAACAGGATTCAGGATATATTACAGAAGGGGTGAGAGGTTCCATGGAAATCAGAGCCGAAGAAATCAGCGAAATTATCCGCAAGCAGATCAAGGAGTACGGCAAGGAGGTCGAGGTAGCCGAGACCGGTACCATCATCTCCGTCGGTGACGGTATCGCCCGCATCCACGGCCTGGACAAGGCCATGGCCGGCGAGCTCCTGGAGTTCCCCGGCGGGGTCTCCGGCATGGTTCTCAACCTCGAAGAGGATAACGTCGGTGCGGCGATCCTTGGTGAAAACAACGAGACCATCAAGGAAGGCACTACCGTCAAACGGACCGGCAAGATCGTCGAGGTTCCGGTCGGCGAGGCCCTTGTCGGCCGCGTCGTCAATGCAATCGGCCAACCCATCGACGGCAAGGGCCCCATCAACACCACCACCTTCGGTAAGGTGGAAGTGAAGGCCCCCGGTATCGTCAAGCGGAAGTCGGTACATCAGCCGATGCAGACCGGCCTGAAGGCTATCGATGCAATGGTTCCGGTCGGCCGCGGCCAGCGGGAGCTCATCATCGGCGACCGCCAGACCGGAAAGACCGCCGTTGCCATCGACACCATCATCAACCAGAAGGGCGGCGACCTCATCTGTATCTATGTCGCCATCGGTCAGAAGCGCTCCACCGTAGCCCAGGTGGTGAGCAAGCTTCAGGAGCACGGGGCGATGGATTACACCATCGTTGTTTCCGCCTCTGCTTCCGAGCCGGCACCGCTCCAGTACATCGCTCCCTACACCGGTGTAACCATGGGCGAGTTCTTCCGCGACAATGGCAAGCATGCCCTGATCATCTACGATGACCTTTCCAAGCAGGCCGTTGCCTATCGTCAGCTTTCCCTGCTCCTTCGCCGTCCGCCGGGGCGTGAAGCTTACCCGGGCGACGTCTTCTATCTCCATAGCCGTCTCCTTGAGCGTGCAGCAAAGCTCTCCGATGACTGCGGCGCCGGTTCCCTTACAGCATTGCCGATCATCGAAACCCAGGCGGGCGACGTTTCCGCGTATATTCCGACCAACGTCATTTCCATTACCGACGGCCAGATCTACCTGGAGAGCGATCTTTTCTACTCCGGCGTTCGCCCGGCCATCAACGTCGGTCTCTCGGTTTCGCGGGTCGGTGGTTCCGCCCAGGTCAAGGCAATGAAGCAGGTTGCCGGTACCCTTCGTCTGAACCTTGCCCAGTATCGAGAAATGGCTGCATTCGCCCAGTTCGGTTCAGATCTTGACAAGGCGACCCAGATGCAGCTGGCACGGGGTGAGCGTCTCGTTGAGATTCTCAAGCAGCCCCAATACCGCCCGATTCCCAACGAGAAGCAGGTTCTAATTATCTTTGCCGCCAACAACGGCTATGTAGATGATTATCCTGTTGCATCTCTCCGTCGTTACGAGAGTGAACTCTACTCCTTCTTTGACGGCCGGAAAGCCGATGTTCTTGCTGAAATCCGCGACAAGAAGGCTATTGATGATGATCTTAAGGGCAAGATTGTTGCCGCCCTTGAAGAATTCAAGAAGGAATTTACCGCGTAATCTAAGGACGGTCCTCCAGATATGGCAAGCCTGAAAAGCATAAAAAAACGTATTGTTTCGGTAAAAAATACCCGGCAGATAACCAAGGCCATGAAAATGGTCTCTGCCGCGAAGCTGCGTCGCGCCCAGGAAAATGTGGTTGCTGCCCGTCCCTATGCCAAGAAGCTTGGTGAGGTGCTGGAGCGGTTGGCCAAGAGCCAGGACGAAAACGCAAGCCCGCTGCTTCAGAAAAGGGTCGGCCAGAAGGCTCTCCTGATCGTGGTGACATCGGACCGTGGCCTCTGCGGCGGTTTCAATGCCAACATCTGCAAGGCTGCCGAGCGTTTTGTCCGGGAGAAAAAGGGCGAGTATGCCGAAATCTCCATGATGACGGTTGGCCGTAAAGGTTTCGAGTTCCTTAAGAACCGTCAGACCATTTACAAGAACTTCGGCAACGTTCTTTCCAACCTCAGCTACCCGACGGCAGCTCTGCTGGCCCAGGAAGTTATCGACGGGTACCTCGCGGAAGAGTATGACGAGGTATTCCTGCTGTTCAACTCGTTCAGAAGCGTAATGTCACAGGATATCACGCTTGAGCAGTTGCTGCCGATTGTGCCTGAAGCTTCTGCGGAAGATGAAGATGTTGCCGAGTACATTTACGAGCCGTCGCAAGGTGCGCTGCTGTCTGAACTTCTTCCCAAGCATATTGAGGTGAAGGTGTTCAAGGCGCTCCTGGAGTCCGTGGCTTCTGAGCACGGTGCCCGCATGACTGCCATGGACAGTGCGTCCAAGAACGCAAACGAAATGATAGCCAAGCTGACCCTCCAGTACAACAGGGCCCGCCAGGCCGCCATTACGACCGAGCTTGTGGAGATTATCTCCGGTGCTCAGTCGGTAAACGGATAAGCAATCTCACGATTATAAAATAGGCCCGGCACGGGCCGCAGGAGGAAGAGGCACAATGAGTCAGAATTTCGGTAAAATTTCTCAGGTTATCGGCGCGGTTATCGACGTCGAGTTCGAGCCGGGCAAACTGCCTCCCATTTACAACGCCCTCCGGGTAACCAGCCCGGCCATTGATGATAAGGAATACAATCTGGTGCTCGAAGTTGCGCAGCACCTTGGCGAGAACTCTGTACGGACCATCGCGATGGATTCCACCGACGGCCTCGTTCGCGGCCAGGCAGTACTCGATACCGGCAAGCAGATTTCGGTACCTGTGGGCCGCAAGACCCTCGGACGTATTCTTAACGTAATCGGCGATCCCGTCGACGAGATGGGTCCCGTTGGCGCCGAGAAGGAATACGGCATCCACCGTGAAGCCCCCGCTTTCGTTGACCAGTCCACCAAGGTAGAGGCTTTCACCACCGGCATCAAGGTCGTTGACCTCCTCGCACCTTATGCACGGGGCGGCAAGATCGGCCTCTTCGGCGGCGCCGGCGTCGGCAAAACCGTTCTCATCATGGAGCTCATCAACAACATCGCCAAGCAGCACGGTGGTTTCTCCGTTTTCGCCGGCGTTGGCGAGCGTACCCGTGAAGGAAACGACCTCTGGATGGAGATGAAGGAGTCCGGCGTTCTCGACAAGGCCGCCCTCGTCTACGGCCAGATGAACGAGCCGCCGGGAGCCCGTGCCAGGGTTGCACTCTCCGCGCTCTCCATTGCTGAGTATTTCCGTGATGAGGAAGGGCAGAACGTTCTCCTCTTCATCGATAACATCTTCCGTTTCACCCAGGCCGGTTCCGAGGTTTCCGCGCTTCTCGGCCGTATCCCTTCCGCCGTTGGTTACCAGCCTACTCTGGCAACCGAGATGGGTGAGCTTCAGGAGCGGATCACCTCCACCACCAAGGGTTCCATCACCTCGGTTCAGGCCATTTACGTTCCGGCTGACGACCTTACCGACCCTGCTCCGGCAACGGCTTTCGCCCACCTGGATGCAACCACGGTTCTTTCCCGTCAGATTGCCGAGCTTGGCATCTACCCGGCCGTTGACCCCCTCGACTCCACGTCGCGGATTCTCGACCCCCAGGTAATCGGCGAAGAGCACTATGCCATCGCCCGCCAGGTTCAGTACGTTCTCCAGAAGTACAAGGACCTCCAGGACATTATCGCCATTCTCGGTATGGACGAACTCTCCGAGGAGGACAAGCTGGTCGTTTCCCGCGCCCGGAAAATCCAGCGTTTCCTCTCCCAGCCATTCCACGTGGCGGAAGCCTTCACCGGCAGCCCCGGCAAGTACGTCGAGCTGAAGGACACCATCAAGGGCTTCCAGGAGATCGTTGCCGGCAAGCACGACGATGTTCCCGAGCAGGCTTTCTACATGGTCGGCACCATCGAAGAAGCTCTGGAAAAAGCAAAGAAACTTGCTGCCTAAGGTACACTTGACCTCGTCGCGGGGGAATCATGGGATTCCCCTGTAAAAAGGATGAAGATAGATGGCTGAAAAACTTAAAGTCGATCTGGTAACACCCTACAAAAAAATCCTCTCTGAAGAGGTTGACGAGATTACTGCTACGGGAGCCCTCGGCGAGTTCACGGTTCTCCCCGGACACGCGCCGTTTCTCACCTCGCTGAAAATCGGCGAACTTGCCTATAAGCAGGGAGGCCAGAGCTTCCACCTGGCGCTCAACTGGGGCTACTTCGAAGTTGAGGACGACAAGGTTACCGTTCTTGTTGAGACGGCCGAGCGTGCCGACGAGATCGACCTGGAGCGGGCCAAAGCCGCACTGGGCCGCGCCGAGGAGGCACTGAAGCATCTCAGTCAGGAAGACAAGAGCTACAAGATTCAGGAAGCGGCCCTGGAAAGAGCCCTTATCCGTATGCAGGTGGCTTCTAAATCTGCCGGAAAATAGCATTACCAAACATGTAGCGAAAAGAGCGGCTTTGCCGCTCTTTTTTTTTAACTGTAGTCCGCGACATCCTGTTATTATTCGACCATGTCAAATACAAAGCCCCGTATTGTCATAACCATGGGAGACCCCTCAGGGGTCGGACCGGAAATAATCGCCGCCGCCCTTGCTGATCCCTCCATCAGAAGAATCTGCCGACCTCTCGTCATCGGTGATGCCGGCGCCATGGCCAGAGGGATAGCAATTGCCGGAACCGATCTTAGAGTGTTGCGGTCCTCTTCCTTCATACCTGAGGATTTTTCTGACGCACTTCCGATACTGGAGATAACGAACCTTGCGGATGAGGATATGCGCTTCGGCAGCCCTTCCATTGCCGGCGGTGAGGCCATGTTCCGCGCCATTTGCGAGGCGGCTCGGCTTTGCCTGGCCGGGGATGCCGATGCGATTGCCACCGCCCCCATCAGCAAGGAGGCTATGAACCGGGCAGGGCATTTGTATCCGGGACATACGGAGCTCCTCGCCGAACTGACAGGTGCGGAGCGGGTCGTAATGATGCTGGCGGGAACGCAGTTGCGGGTCACTCTCGTTACCATCCACGAGTCGCTGGCCGATGTCCCGCGCCTCGTTACGTTTGAGGGAGTTCTGGATACGGTACGGATTACCCACCGGGACGTTCATCGCTATTTCAAGCGTGATCCGCGTATCTCGGTTCTTGCCCTTAACCCTCACTGCGGCGAGGGAGGAATGTTCGGCGACGAGGAAGGACGGATTATCGCTCCCGCCGTTGAGGCTGCCCGTCGGGAGGGAATAGATGTTGTTGGGCCCCTTTCCGCCGATACCCTCTTCCATTTCGCCGTGCAGGGGGACTATGACGCAGTGGTGTGCATGTACCACGACCAGGGGCTCATCCCGCTCAAGCTCCTGCATTTCGACGATGGAGTCAACGTTACCTTGGGCCTTCCCATTATTCGTACATCGGTAGATCACGGTACCGCCTATAACCTGGCGGGTACCGGCAGGGCGTCGGCGGAGAGTATGAAAGCCGCCATACGCATGGCCGCCGATATGGCTCTGGTCAAGGCATCGGGGGAAGGTGAGCTGTGAACGTCAAGAAAATACTATATCTGATCATCGGCGTCGGGGTTGCCTATGCCGCCTATATCGCCGTTTCGCTCATGTCCCTGCCGTCGGTGGAGGAGCTCAAAGACCGTCGCATGAACATGACCATCCAGGTGAAGGATTGGCACGGCGAATATCACCCGTTCAAGGTCGGCCCCCAAAACCGCTACTGGACATCTTCCAAAAGCATCCCGCCCGAAATGAAGTGGGCTGTTATCCTTGCCGAGGACTCCAACTTTTACAAGCATGAGGGGATCGACGTTAAGGCGATCAAGAACGCAATCAAGTACGATCTCGAAAAGAAAAGCTTCGCACGGGGAGCTTCGACCATAACGCAGCAGGTTGCCAAGAACCTCTTCCTCTCCCGCGAGAAGACTCTGACCCGCAAGGTGAAGGAGATTGTCCTTGCCAAGAGGATGGAAGAGGAACTGACAAAGGGTAGAATCATCGAACTTTATCTGAACGTGGTGGAGCTTGGCCCTATGGTGTATGGCATAGGTCACGGTTCCCGCTACTATTTCGGCAAGCCCGCATCGGCCATGACCCCCCGTGAGTGTGCCTTTCTGGCCGCAATGCTGCCGGGCCCCAGGGTGGCGTACAACCCGTACAAGAACCTGAACAAAGTGCTGAAGCGGTCAAACATGATCCTTCGCCTCCTGCGGAACAAGGGAGTTCTCACGGCGGCGGAGTATCGGCAGGCCATGGGGCAGGAGCCCAACGTGAGCGGGTTGCAGCAAAAGGTTGATGAAAGTATCGAGAAGGAAGAAACAGCCTTCGACAACACATCGGGGGCCACTGTGGTATCTGACGTGGTGCCGGAGCCGGTCCCGGCGGCAGAACCATCATCCGGAGAGGTGCCTGCGACGGAACCTGCGCAGGAAATAGAGACGCCTGGCCCCCAAGAGGGGGGTGCGGGAGCAGTTCAACCGGTTAAGAATGAGCCTAAATAGGAAAAGGGCGGGGAAATCCCGCCCTTTCTGCGTCTGAGGGTCTGAAACGTTTGAAATGTCTACAATAGGGCAACAAAGCAAAATCCGGGATGATGCTTCAAACGGTGATTATACAGCCGTACCCAACTAAATGCGATATTCTTCGATGGTTGGGTCCGAAAACTCGTTGGGCACAACAATAACCCGTTCGGAGCCGTCGATCTCCACCTTTACCCGGCATTCCGTTCCGGCTTCGGCCCGGGTATAGCGTAAAAGGAGCTTGGCCGAGGTCTCCAGGAGTGCGTCGTCCACAGTGCCCATGACTACACCCAGGGGGCTCGAACCCTCGATCCAGCGCAGGGCTGCTTCGCCCGGCTGGATGTTGCGGAAGAGGAGTTCGTTCTCTGTTTCGTTGCGGCCGATGAGGGCCTTGGTCCGGGGGGCGACCCGGAAGTGGCGCGCCACCTTCAAAAGCCGGAAATCCCGCAGATTAAGCTGATCCGAGTGGTCGAACACGTCCCGGACCTTGGAGACGAAGGAGACCTCGGTCAGGAGGCAGCCGCCTGCGGGGCAGGGATAGTTCTTAACGTCCAGATCTTCGGCCAGCTGCATTTGCTCCTTGCGGGAGCGCCCCTGTATGGACAGCAACTTTTCGCGGTCCACCCACCCCTCTTGTTCGGGGATTGTGGGTTCGAAGTGCTTGGCTGACAGGGGGCGCAGCAGTCGGCCTGCAAGTCCGCTCTCCCGTTCGATGATGTCGAGGGTGTGGCGGCGCTGGCTCATGGGGCGCTGGCCCAGCACCTCGCCGGTTATGACGAAGTCGGCGCCGCTCTCCGCCAGGTATTCCTTGGCCTTGCGCAGAAGGAAGATGCGGCAGTCGATGCAGGGGTTCATCCCCTTGCCGTAGCCGTGCTTCGGGTTGCGGACCAGCTCCAGGTACTCGACCCCCTTATGCATGACCTTGATGGGGATGCCGAATTCTTCCGCCACGCGGATTGCTTCCGATTTGCATCCTGCGTTTTTTCCGGTACAGGTACAGAAGGGGGATGTGAAGTTGAGGGCTTCGACCTCGATCCCCTGCTCAAGCATTACCTTGACCGCAAGGGTGGAGTCGAGTCCTCCGGATAGGAGGGCGAGGGCTTTTCTTTTCATGGAACGCTCCTGGGGTGCCATGACGGGCGTCAGCAGATGCGGGGCCGGTCACGGAACCGAAAATTTTTCATGAACCTAGCACAGGGATAGCGCCCTGTAAAGGGGGAGCGGCGGGACAAGTCGAAAATATTCCTCAAGAATTATCTTGATCTGGCCGATTTAGACTAGAGGGAGGATGACCATGGATAGCATCGTACGGCCGGGGTCCCTGGGGGACATACTCTTCCGGTGCCAAATCATCACCGAAGATGACATCAGGGCAGCCCTAGACGAACAGCAGCAGTCGGGGTGCCGTTTCGGCGAGGCGCTGGTGAATCGGGGAATCGTGGCCCAGGAGGATATCGACTGGGCACTCTCCAACCAGCTCAACATTCCCTACGTGCGGCTCAAGCCGGATATGGTGGACCAGGGGGCGGCAGCCCTGGTTCCCGCCGCCTTGGCGCGCCAGTACAATCTTATCCCCCTTGTCGCCACCGGCGACGAAGTCAGCATCGCCATCGCCGATCCCCTGAATACCTCTGCGCTGGCTGCGGTGGAGAAGGCGGCCGGTTGTGCCGTATCGGTTTCGGTGGCTCTGCTGCGCGAGATTCGCGAGATGCAGGAGCTCATCTATGGCCCGCCGGAGGAATCCGATTCCCTCGGATTCGTGTCGGCCAGTTTTCCGGCCACCGTACTTGCGGCCATCAACCACGACCTGTCAGGCGCCAAATTCGTAGATTATCTCTTGCTCTTCGTGCTTCAGCAGAAGCTTTCGTCCCTTTCCCTCCAGCCCCTGGCGGACTCGGTGGCCATTGTCTGTCGCCGGGGCGGCATCGGACGCGAAGTGGGGCGTCTCTCCCTCACCCACTATCCCGAAGTCGTCATGCGGGTGAAGAAACTGGCCAAGCTGGCTGGGGGCGAGTTCGCCTCCCGTGGCGCCTTCGTCTTTTCCTGGAAAGGGCGGACTATTCCATTTCATGTGGCCCTGTTGCGGGGCGAAGGGGGGGATTGCCTCACCTTCCGAATGCGTGTCGATTCCGTATTTCCCGATACGGTTGCCGATATGGGACTTCCGGAAGAGATGGAGAACCGCTTCTCCGAGCTGGCGGCATCTGACCGGGGTGTGGTGCTCGTGGGGGCCCACGAGGAGGACATACGGGTCAGGCTCATGGGGCTCTTCCTTCAGGAGTGTGACGCCGCCGGCAAGACGATCATCGTAATCGGGCAAGGGTCGGCGCTGGGGGGCAAGCGGTATACCCGCGTGCCGATACCTGCCGGCACCGCCGTCGAGGATGTGGTCGCGGCGGCCTTCGAACATGACCCCGACATTCTCGTTCTGGAAAATGTGGCCGACGGCCAACCCTTCGGGGCCGCCGCGCGGGCCTCGCTCCACGGGACCCTTGTGGTTGCGGGGGTTCCCTGCCGCGACGGCGGAGGAGCCCTGCGCCAGTTGATTACCTTCCGCGACCGTCATCTCATGACTCCGGCCCAACTGCGCGGAGTCATCGTCTGCACCGGGGTGCGTACCCTCTGTCCCAACTGCCGCACCACTGTCCCGGCACCTCCCGGCGAAACCGGTCTCACGTACCGCGCGGCGGGATGTCCGGCCTGCGGCCAGACCGGTTACGCGGGGACCCGTTTCCTCATGGATGTCATCGCCTTCGACCAGCAGTTGAAGGAGCGCTTCGAGACGGCCCGCACCGACGGCGAGTTGCTGGGGTATCTGCGGGAGCATGGATGGAGGGGAATCGCCGAGGAGGGGAGAAAGCTCCTTGCAGAAGGGGTCCTCTCGCAGGAAGATTATTCGGCCTCCCTATTCAGTTGATGGAGAAAACACATGGCACGCATAGACGCACTTTTTAAAATGCTCAAGGAACAGGGCGCTTCCGACCTCCACCTCTCCTCCGGGTCCCCTCCCATCTTCCGGTTGCATGGAGAGATGGCCCGGCAGAACTTCAAGCCCCTCACACATGAGGAACTGACAGCCATACTTTACGAGATTCTCACCGAGAAGCAGAAGGCCGACTTCCAGGAACGCCACGATCTCGACTTCGCCTACGCCATCCCCGGCCTTGCCCGGTTCCGGGGGAACTACATGATGACCCACCGGGGGATCGCCGCGGTCTTCCGGATCATTCCCAGCAAGATCCTCTCGGCCGATGATCTCAGCCTGCCCGAAGGGGTCCGGCGGATGACCCAGTTCAAGAAGGGGCTCGTGCTGGTTACCGGCCCAACCGGCTCGGGGAAATCCACGACCCTGGCCGCCATGATCGACCTCATCAATGCCACCCGCAAGGAGCACATCCTCACCCTGGAGGACCCCCTCGAATTCATCCACGAAAACAAGATGTCGCTCCTTAACCAGCGGCAGATCGGCGAGCACTCCATGACCTTCACCGCCGCCCTCCGGGCCGCCCTGCGGGAAGACCCCGACGTCATCCTCGTCGGCGAGATGCGGGACCTGGAGACCATCGGCCTTGCCATGAGCGCCGCCGAGACCGGCCACCTGGTTTTCGGGACGCTCCACACCAACTCGGCGTCCAAGACCATCGACCGGATCATCGACGTCTTCCCCACCGACCAGCAGGAGCAGACCCGGGCCATGCTCTCCGAATCCCTCAAGGGGGTCGTCTGCCAGCAGCTCCTGAAAACCGCCGACGGCAAGGGACGGGTGGCGGCCCTGGAGATCATGCTCGGCACCCCGGCCATCGGCAACCTGATCCGTGAGGGAAAGACCTTCCAGATCCCCTCCATCATCCAGACCGCCAAGCGTGACGGGATGCAGCTCATGGACCAGCATCTGCTGGACCTCTTCAAGACCAAGCGGATTACCGCCGAAGAAGCCTACCGCTGCGCCCAGGACAAGAAGCAGTTCGAGCAGTACCTGGCGGAGAAGCCGGCGCAGTAGGGTGAAAAAAGCCTTGCCAGGGTATGTAATCACATGATATAGAAAATGACTTCTGTGTCGGGGCGTAGCGCAGCCTGGTAGCGCACCTGCTTCGGGAGCAGGGGGTCGGAAGTTCGAATCTTCTCGCCCCGACCATAAAGATCAAGGGGTTACGGCAAATGCTGTAACCCCTTTCTTCTTTTATGGAACCTCTTGTGGAACCTTTATTTGTTCCAGCTTGTCTTTACTTGTTTAATCGACGCGCGTATGAGCTTTGACGCACTGCATTTGATGTTTGTGAATCCTGAGTGCTTCGAGACTTCTTTGGCTAAGTAATTAGCCATGGTCTCGAGATCATCATCCATGATGGTATCTCTATTCTTGGCAATTTCCCTTCCGAAGCGTTTCAGTAACCCCCCGAGCGTAAAGTCGTCGTCTCCTTCGCTCTCAAGCCCGCCAAGCCTATCATACAATCTGCTGCAATCAGGATAATGTCTGTAATTTTCGTGCAGGTTTTCTGCAATCGCACCAACAAGCGCACCCCATCCGCCATTCGGTAGAATCTTTCCGAGATCAGTTGCGCTCACTACCGAGGCCCTGATTGAACTCGACAGGAGGGGTTCGAGTGATTTGTCGCAGGTTAAGAGATAATTGAGTTGCCATTCATTGCTGTAGGGGTCGTTGCCGCAAAGCCAAAAAAATTGATTTTCAGATGTTTGCCCTTTTGCCGAGAAAACAATGCCAATTTCGCTGAAGAGGGCTGAGATGCCGTGGTTCATATCCACTGCAAGGTCTTGCAAATGTTTCGGATGGCCTGGAGCAATGGGCTTCCACAAGGCGTAATCCGGGGGATATATGCCTTCCAGCAAATATTCAGCGCTCACCTCAAATAACGTTGCTAGCGCTAGAGCGGTGCGTCTGGTTGGCAGTTTGTCCTTTTCCCACAACATTACTGAAGCACGGCTTACATCTGCAAACTCTGCAAGTGTTTGCTGCGTAAAGCCATTTAAAATTCGGAGTATTTTGATTCGCTCTCCAGAAGTCATGTCTGCAACGTAGCAAATCGGGGGCTAATATTTCAATGCTAAATTGAATGATAAAAAATATTGACAAAACGGCTCGTATTATTTAGCGTTGAATTCAACCTTAAATAAAGATGGGGGGCTCTATGGAACCACTTATTGCGGACAAGACGTTGCGTGAAGAAATCGTGGGTGTATCGGCTGTGACCTGGTGGCATTATCGCAAAAACGGCATGCTTCCACCCGCGATAAAGTTCGGCAGGCGTTATTACTACCGTCAACAGGATGTTGAACGCTGGCTCGCGGAAAGAGTTGGGCGTACCGCCGAGTCGCAAGCTGAGTAGGTTCTTGGTATGTCTCTACTCGCCAGCGCTCACCAAAATCCAGAGCATGCCGAGTTGGTTTCGGGCATCGAACATCAGAACGATGCTCTTCGTGCTC
The nucleotide sequence above comes from Geobacter benzoatilyticus. Encoded proteins:
- a CDS encoding F0F1 ATP synthase subunit epsilon — its product is MAEKLKVDLVTPYKKILSEEVDEITATGALGEFTVLPGHAPFLTSLKIGELAYKQGGQSFHLALNWGYFEVEDDKVTVLVETAERADEIDLERAKAALGRAEEALKHLSQEDKSYKIQEAALERALIRMQVASKSAGK
- the pdxA gene encoding 4-hydroxythreonine-4-phosphate dehydrogenase PdxA is translated as MSNTKPRIVITMGDPSGVGPEIIAAALADPSIRRICRPLVIGDAGAMARGIAIAGTDLRVLRSSSFIPEDFSDALPILEITNLADEDMRFGSPSIAGGEAMFRAICEAARLCLAGDADAIATAPISKEAMNRAGHLYPGHTELLAELTGAERVVMMLAGTQLRVTLVTIHESLADVPRLVTFEGVLDTVRITHRDVHRYFKRDPRISVLALNPHCGEGGMFGDEEGRIIAPAVEAARREGIDVVGPLSADTLFHFAVQGDYDAVVCMYHDQGLIPLKLLHFDDGVNVTLGLPIIRTSVDHGTAYNLAGTGRASAESMKAAIRMAADMALVKASGEGEL
- a CDS encoding transglycosylase domain-containing protein: MNVKKILYLIIGVGVAYAAYIAVSLMSLPSVEELKDRRMNMTIQVKDWHGEYHPFKVGPQNRYWTSSKSIPPEMKWAVILAEDSNFYKHEGIDVKAIKNAIKYDLEKKSFARGASTITQQVAKNLFLSREKTLTRKVKEIVLAKRMEEELTKGRIIELYLNVVELGPMVYGIGHGSRYYFGKPASAMTPRECAFLAAMLPGPRVAYNPYKNLNKVLKRSNMILRLLRNKGVLTAAEYRQAMGQEPNVSGLQQKVDESIEKEETAFDNTSGATVVSDVVPEPVPAAEPSSGEVPATEPAQEIETPGPQEGGAGAVQPVKNEPK
- a CDS encoding ATPase, T2SS/T4P/T4SS family, translating into MDSIVRPGSLGDILFRCQIITEDDIRAALDEQQQSGCRFGEALVNRGIVAQEDIDWALSNQLNIPYVRLKPDMVDQGAAALVPAALARQYNLIPLVATGDEVSIAIADPLNTSALAAVEKAAGCAVSVSVALLREIREMQELIYGPPEESDSLGFVSASFPATVLAAINHDLSGAKFVDYLLLFVLQQKLSSLSLQPLADSVAIVCRRGGIGREVGRLSLTHYPEVVMRVKKLAKLAGGEFASRGAFVFSWKGRTIPFHVALLRGEGGDCLTFRMRVDSVFPDTVADMGLPEEMENRFSELAASDRGVVLVGAHEEDIRVRLMGLFLQECDAAGKTIIVIGQGSALGGKRYTRVPIPAGTAVEDVVAAAFEHDPDILVLENVADGQPFGAAARASLHGTLVVAGVPCRDGGGALRQLITFRDRHLMTPAQLRGVIVCTGVRTLCPNCRTTVPAPPGETGLTYRAAGCPACGQTGYAGTRFLMDVIAFDQQLKERFETARTDGELLGYLREHGWRGIAEEGRKLLAEGVLSQEDYSASLFS
- a CDS encoding type IV pilus twitching motility protein PilT translates to MARIDALFKMLKEQGASDLHLSSGSPPIFRLHGEMARQNFKPLTHEELTAILYEILTEKQKADFQERHDLDFAYAIPGLARFRGNYMMTHRGIAAVFRIIPSKILSADDLSLPEGVRRMTQFKKGLVLVTGPTGSGKSTTLAAMIDLINATRKEHILTLEDPLEFIHENKMSLLNQRQIGEHSMTFTAALRAALREDPDVILVGEMRDLETIGLAMSAAETGHLVFGTLHTNSASKTIDRIIDVFPTDQQEQTRAMLSESLKGVVCQQLLKTADGKGRVAALEIMLGTPAIGNLIREGKTFQIPSIIQTAKRDGMQLMDQHLLDLFKTKRITAEEAYRCAQDKKQFEQYLAEKPAQ